The proteins below come from a single Stutzerimonas stutzeri RCH2 genomic window:
- a CDS encoding glycosyltransferase, giving the protein MTTIERLPDQTRRWVLQFCHGYDGPFLDCARQYAALFKGTTYKVCTVYLTGEPSVEVERGSASDEVIFLDYSSAQVRGLKLRAIRDLRRIAVSRDFALCVAHRFKPIYVALLGSNLPVIGVHHAFGDYKRRSRQIFANFFRKRLALLGVSNAVRDDMRACLPAWPADRIETLYNRIDVEAVQAEQVSREVARDHLCLPQDAWVVGNVGRLHPDKDQATLICGFAQALPQMPVGSLLAIMGSGKLEGSLRALAAELGVTESVRFLGQMPNGRRYFKAFDLFVLTSDHEPFGMVLLEAMAAGVPVVGTDCGGGREVVQGAGELFPRGDASALAEVLQRQAQIVDLPALRERMQTHLQQRFSDPVVRERFWSLSLLAMLS; this is encoded by the coding sequence ATGACAACAATTGAACGGCTGCCTGATCAGACGCGGCGATGGGTGCTGCAGTTCTGCCATGGCTATGACGGCCCGTTTCTGGACTGTGCGCGGCAGTACGCCGCGCTGTTCAAGGGTACGACCTACAAGGTCTGCACCGTCTACCTGACCGGCGAGCCGAGCGTCGAGGTCGAGCGCGGGTCGGCCTCCGACGAGGTGATCTTCCTCGACTACTCCAGCGCCCAGGTGCGTGGCCTTAAACTGAGGGCGATCCGCGATTTGCGCAGGATCGCTGTTTCGCGCGACTTCGCCCTGTGCGTCGCCCACCGCTTCAAGCCGATCTACGTCGCGCTGCTCGGCAGCAACCTGCCGGTGATCGGCGTTCATCACGCTTTCGGTGACTACAAGCGTCGTTCCCGACAGATTTTCGCCAATTTCTTTCGCAAGCGCCTGGCGCTGCTCGGTGTCTCCAACGCCGTACGCGACGATATGCGCGCCTGCCTGCCCGCCTGGCCGGCCGATCGCATCGAAACCCTCTATAACCGCATCGATGTCGAGGCCGTGCAGGCCGAGCAGGTATCCCGCGAGGTCGCGCGCGACCATCTGTGTCTGCCCCAAGATGCCTGGGTAGTCGGCAACGTCGGCCGCCTGCACCCGGACAAGGATCAGGCGACCCTGATTTGCGGCTTCGCCCAGGCCCTGCCGCAGATGCCGGTGGGCAGCCTGCTTGCGATCATGGGTAGCGGCAAGCTGGAAGGCTCGTTGAGAGCGCTGGCTGCCGAGCTCGGGGTAACGGAGTCGGTGCGCTTTCTCGGCCAGATGCCCAACGGCCGGCGCTACTTCAAGGCGTTCGACCTGTTCGTATTGACCTCCGACCACGAGCCGTTCGGCATGGTGCTGCTGGAAGCGATGGCGGCCGGCGTTCCGGTGGTCGGCACCGACTGCGGCGGCGGGCGCGAGGTCGTGCAGGGCGCTGGCGAGTTGTTTCCGCGCGGCGATGCCAGCGCCCTGGCCGAGGTACTGCAGCGTCAGGCGCAGATCGTTGATCTGCCGGCACTGCGCGAGCGCATGCAGACGCACCTGCAGCAGCGCTTCTCCGACCCGGTGGTACGCGAACGCTTCTGGTCGCTGTCCCTGCTCGCCATGCTGAGCTGA